The following coding sequences lie in one Megalodesulfovibrio gigas DSM 1382 = ATCC 19364 genomic window:
- the tsaA gene encoding tRNA (N6-threonylcarbamoyladenosine(37)-N6)-methyltransferase TrmO, whose translation MNEVVFSPIGVLRTPHLRPESMPIQPAGARGVRGEALLAPHVGDGLLHLDGFSHLILLYVFHEVGPAKLRVTPFLDSQAHGVFATRAPCRPNPIGLSVVRLLGVEQDRLLLEDVDMLDGSPLLDIKPFVPSFDVPVDAVRIGWLAASHDAAEAARSDARFQHG comes from the coding sequence GTGAACGAGGTTGTCTTTTCGCCCATTGGCGTGCTCAGGACACCGCATCTGCGGCCCGAGTCCATGCCCATTCAGCCGGCAGGAGCCCGCGGCGTGCGCGGAGAAGCGCTGCTTGCCCCCCACGTGGGGGACGGGCTCCTGCATCTGGACGGCTTCAGTCATTTGATTCTGCTGTATGTCTTCCACGAGGTCGGCCCGGCCAAACTGCGGGTGACGCCGTTTCTGGACTCCCAGGCCCACGGCGTCTTTGCCACCCGCGCGCCGTGCCGGCCCAATCCCATCGGCCTTTCGGTGGTGCGGCTGCTGGGTGTGGAGCAAGACAGGTTGCTGCTTGAGGATGTGGATATGCTGGACGGTTCCCCCCTGTTGGATATAAAACCCTTTGTCCCGTCATTCGACGTGCCTGTGGATGCCGTGCGCATCGGCTGGCTGGCCGCAAGCCACGACGCAGCCGAGGCGGCACGATCCGACGCCAGGTTTCAGCACGGATAA
- a CDS encoding iron-sulfur cluster assembly scaffold protein, whose translation MSHDVPSEEELASLPYQLLEKLASRRHMGLLPEPDGIAEMTGSCGDSMLVQLRMDGNVIREMQALVRGCLYTTACATALGDMVVGKTVEEALWIEPEHLDESLGGLPEDHLHCARLALNTLGEAISSWQGGVMQASAPRRSNPMTSTILVATSRLPDLAEFLQGLGSSGKALRHVESGAAALAVAADTPPQLIVFDHVLPDGNPLEFAGKLLQINALINAAVMDPRDEEAFHEASEGLGLLGHLPLQPDEADGRALVARLAQVLGE comes from the coding sequence ATGTCCCACGATGTCCCGAGTGAAGAAGAATTGGCTTCGTTGCCGTATCAGTTGCTGGAGAAGCTCGCCTCCCGCCGCCACATGGGGTTGCTGCCCGAGCCGGACGGCATTGCCGAGATGACCGGCTCCTGCGGCGATTCCATGCTGGTGCAACTGCGCATGGACGGCAACGTGATCCGAGAGATGCAGGCCCTGGTCCGCGGGTGCCTGTATACCACTGCCTGCGCCACAGCCCTGGGGGATATGGTGGTGGGCAAGACCGTGGAAGAAGCCCTCTGGATTGAGCCGGAACACCTGGATGAAAGCCTGGGCGGCCTGCCGGAGGATCATCTGCACTGCGCCAGACTGGCGCTGAACACCCTGGGGGAGGCCATCTCCTCCTGGCAGGGCGGGGTCATGCAGGCCAGCGCGCCCCGGAGGTCCAATCCCATGACGAGTACAATTCTGGTGGCCACATCCCGCCTGCCGGATCTGGCCGAGTTCCTTCAGGGCCTGGGCAGCAGCGGCAAGGCCCTGCGCCACGTGGAAAGCGGTGCCGCCGCCCTGGCCGTGGCCGCAGATACGCCGCCGCAGCTCATCGTCTTTGATCATGTCCTGCCAGACGGCAACCCCCTGGAGTTTGCCGGCAAGCTGCTGCAGATCAATGCACTGATCAACGCCGCGGTCATGGATCCGCGGGACGAAGAGGCGTTTCACGAGGCGTCCGAGGGCCTGGGGCTCCTGGGACACCTGCCCCTGCAGCCCGACGAGGCCGACGGGCGCGCCCTGGTGGCCCGCCTGGCGCAGGTGCTGGGAGAGTAG